A single Biomphalaria glabrata chromosome 2, xgBioGlab47.1, whole genome shotgun sequence DNA region contains:
- the LOC106057050 gene encoding V-type proton ATPase 116 kDa subunit a 1-like isoform X1, producing MGSLFRTEEMRFCQMFVQTEAAYHCISELGELGLVQFKDLNTNVNSFQRTFVNEIRRCEEMERKLRYTEKEILKEGMKIPDNREDPKAPAPKEMNDLEVEFEKMDTELRQVNTNNEALKQNFLELTELREVLNKTQDYFRMYGSDIQHMMEEETGVPHEEAIIGRQQQAALGFFVGTVLREKVPVFERVMKFITHSTVFMRTEEIERTFKDPITGDDLHKSMFIVFYQGDQLRNKVKKVCEGMRGTIYPVPDSPQERNTMLQGVNTRISDLENVLTQSNEHRQRVLRNAQKELRSWTIKVEKIKAIYHTLNMFKVHQNSLHAECWFPAKAIDDIRRALNTGEKVSNSTIPTVIQPMHTNESPPSYYNCNRFVKGFQNIVDAYGMSTYGEVNPAPYTCITFPFLFAVMFGDAGHGLIMFLFGLFLVIKEKSIGSKRIANEIANTFFGGRYIIMMMGAFSIYTGIIYNDFFSKSVNIFGSQWHPVIKQEEWESDDIQLNPVTSHYNVTAYPIGIDPIWQAAMNKILFLNSLKMKMAIILGVIHMLFGICLQIFNHVHFKNYIDIFIRFIPEFLFLGCLFGYLVATVIYKWLMFDGTKSHCAPALLIHYINMFMFKYTNPDTAIEKCDPDLMYYKGQDGVQYAMFFIAIFSVPVLLIVKPVYVICKNKRKGHDFSDHAALISHEIPPANPLAPIPGTYVNHGAVELGQVNMSYEYENADEIRNGRFVREEAKPPAAIEEGEEHKGEHGGHEEHGTGEVIIHQAIHTIEFCLGCISHTASYLRLWALSLAHAQLSEVLWSMVLRLSLKMAGRYVGSPIIFVIFFIWANLTVAILLLMEGLSAFLHTLRLHWVEFNSKFYMGEGYAFTPFNFKHILNMQSLEDIS from the exons ATGGGGTCACTATTCAGGACAGAGGAAATGCGTTTCTGCCAGATGTTTGTGCAGACAGAGGCTGCCTACCATTGCATCTCAGAATTAGGAGAACTTGGATTAGTCCAGTTTAAAGAT CTGAATACTAATGTCAACTCTTTTCAAAGAACTTTTGTAAATGAGATTCGCAGATGTGAGGAAATGGAAAGAAAGCTTC GCTACACAgaaaaagagattttaaaagaaGGGATGAAAATACCAGACAATAGAGAGGATCCTAAAGCTCCTGCACCAAAAGAAATGAATGACCTTGAG GTTGAGTTTGAGAAAATGGACACAGAGTTGCGCCAGGTGAATACTAATAACGAGGCCCTGAAACAAAACTTTCTGGAATTGACTGAGTTGAGAGAAGTTCTTAACAAAACTCAGGATTATTTTCGCATG TATGGGTCAGACATTCAGCACATGATGGAAGAAGAAACAGGTGTGCCACACGAAGAAGCAATCATTGGCAGACAACAACAGGCTGCCCTAGG ATTTTTTGTTGGCACAGTGCTTAGAGAAAAAGTTCCAGTCTTTGAGCGTGTCATGAAATTTATAACTCACAGTACTGTCTTCATGAGAACTGAGGAAATAGAGCGTACTTTTAAAGACCCTATTACT ggTGATGATCTGCACAAGagtatgtttattgtattcTATCAAGGAGATCAGCTCAGAAACAAAGTGAAGAAAGTTTGTGAAGG CATGAGAGGCACTATCTATCCTGTACCAGATTCTCCCCAGGAAAGAAACACAATGCTGCAAGGTGTTAACACACGGATCAGTGACCTAGAAAAT gTTTTGACTCAAAGCAATGAACATCGTCAGCGTGTCCTGAGAAATGCCCAGAAAGAGTTGAGATCATGGACTATCAAGGTTGAGAAAATCAAGGCCATCTACCACACCCTGAACATGTTCAAAGTTCACCAAAACAGTCTCCATGCTGAATGTTGGTTTCCAGCCAAAGCAATCGATGATATTAGGAGAGCTCTGAACACAGGAGAA aAAGTCAGCAACAGCACCATCCCAACTGTCATCCAGCCCATGCACACTAATGAATCCCCTCCATCTTACTACAACTGCAACAGATTTGTCAAAGGATTTCAGAACATTGTAGATGCCTATGGCATGTCTACTTATGGGGAAGTTAATCCAG CTCCTTACACCTGTATCACCTTCCCATTTCTGTTTGCTGTCATGTTTGGTGATGCTGGACATGGTTTGATCATGTTCTTGTTTGGTCTCTTTCTGGTCATCAAGGAGAAATCCATTGGATCAAAAAGAATAGCCAATGAG attgctAACACATTCTTTGGTGGCAGATACATTATTATGATGATGGGGGCCTTCTCTATCTACACAGGAATCATCTACAATGATTTCTTTTCTAAATCTGTCAACATCTTTGGATCACAGTGGCATCCAGTTATTAA ACAAGAAGAATGGGAATCTGACGATATACAGCTGAATCCAGTAACTTCTCACTACAATGTGACTGCATATCCTATTGGTATTGATCCG ATCTGGCAGGCGGCAATGAACAAGATTTTATTCTTAAATTCACTCAAAATGAAAATGGCTATCATCCTTGGTGTGATACACATGCTTTTTGGTATCTGCTTACAGATTTTCAATCATGT ccATTTTAAGAATTACATTGACATTTTTATTCGATTCATCCCTGAGTTTCTCTTCTTGGGATGCCTGTTTGGTTACCTGGTAGCTACAGTAATCTACAAGTGGTTGATGTTTGATGGCACCAAGTCTCACTGTGCACCAGCCTTGTTGATCC ATtatattaatatgtttatgttcaAGTACACAAATCCTGACACTGCAATAGAGAAATGTGACCCAGATTTGATGTATTACAAGGGGCAG GATGGTGTTCAATATGCAATGTTCTTCATTGCGATTTTTTCTGTTCCTGTTCTACTAATAGTCAAGCCTGTCTATGTCATTTGcaagaacaaaagaaaagga cacgaCTTTTCAGATCATGCAGCTTTGATTAGCCATGAAATACCACCAGCTAAT CCTCTAGCCCCTATCCCTGGAACATATGTAAACCATGGGGCTGTGGAGTTAGGG CAAGTCAACATGTCCTATGAGTATGAAAATGCTGATGAAATTAGAAATGGAAGATTTGTCAGG GAAGAAGCTAAACCTCCGGCTGCTATTGAGGAAGGGGAAGAGCACAAAGGTGAACATGGTGGTCATGAAGAA catgGCACAGGGGAAGTAATCATTCATCAGGCTATTCACACCATTGAGTTCTGTTTAGGTTGTATCTCCCATACTGCCTCTTACCTTCGACTCTGGGCTTTATCTCTAGCTCATGCTC AGCTGTCTGAAGTACTATGGAGCATGGTCCTGCGTCTCTCACTGAAGATGGCTGGCAGATATGTGGGCTCTCCCATCATTTTTGTTATCTTTTTCATCTGGGCTAACCTGACAGTGGCCATCCTGTTGCTTATGGAAGGCCTTAGTGCTTTCCTCCACACTCTTCGATTGCATTGGGTCGAGTTCAATTCTAAATTCTACATGGGTGAAGGTTATGCCTTTACACCTTTCAACTTCAAACATATCCTGAATATGCAGTCTCTAGAAGATATTTcctaa
- the LOC106057050 gene encoding V-type proton ATPase 116 kDa subunit a 1-like isoform X2 → MGSLFRTEEMRFCQMFVQTEAAYHCISELGELGLVQFKDLNTNVNSFQRTFVNEIRRCEEMERKLRYTEKEILKEGMKIPDNREDPKAPAPKEMNDLEVEFEKMDTELRQVNTNNEALKQNFLELTELREVLNKTQDYFRMYGSDIQHMMEEETGVPHEEAIIGRQQQAALGFFVGTVLREKVPVFERVMKFITHSTVFMRTEEIERTFKDPITGDDLHKSMFIVFYQGDQLRNKVKKVCEGMRGTIYPVPDSPQERNTMLQGVNTRISDLENVLTQSNEHRQRVLRNAQKELRSWTIKVEKIKAIYHTLNMFKVHQNSLHAECWFPAKAIDDIRRALNTGEKVSNSTIPTVIQPMHTNESPPSYYNCNRFVKGFQNIVDAYGMSTYGEVNPAPYTCITFPFLFAVMFGDAGHGLIMFLFGLFLVIKEKSIGSKRIANEIANTFFGGRYIIMMMGAFSIYTGIIYNDFFSKSVNIFGSQWHPVIKQEEWESDDIQLNPVTSHYNVTAYPIGIDPIWQAAMNKILFLNSLKMKMAIILGVIHMLFGICLQIFNHVHFKNYIDIFIRFIPEFLFLGCLFGYLVATVIYKWLMFDGTKSHCAPALLIHYINMFMFKYTNPDTAIEKCDPDLMYYKGQDGVQYAMFFIAIFSVPVLLIVKPVYVICKNKRKGHDFSDHAALISHEIPPANGGVTLEQVNMSYEYENADEIRNGRFVREEAKPPAAIEEGEEHKGEHGGHEEHGTGEVIIHQAIHTIEFCLGCISHTASYLRLWALSLAHAQLSEVLWSMVLRLSLKMAGRYVGSPIIFVIFFIWANLTVAILLLMEGLSAFLHTLRLHWVEFNSKFYMGEGYAFTPFNFKHILNMQSLEDIS, encoded by the exons ATGGGGTCACTATTCAGGACAGAGGAAATGCGTTTCTGCCAGATGTTTGTGCAGACAGAGGCTGCCTACCATTGCATCTCAGAATTAGGAGAACTTGGATTAGTCCAGTTTAAAGAT CTGAATACTAATGTCAACTCTTTTCAAAGAACTTTTGTAAATGAGATTCGCAGATGTGAGGAAATGGAAAGAAAGCTTC GCTACACAgaaaaagagattttaaaagaaGGGATGAAAATACCAGACAATAGAGAGGATCCTAAAGCTCCTGCACCAAAAGAAATGAATGACCTTGAG GTTGAGTTTGAGAAAATGGACACAGAGTTGCGCCAGGTGAATACTAATAACGAGGCCCTGAAACAAAACTTTCTGGAATTGACTGAGTTGAGAGAAGTTCTTAACAAAACTCAGGATTATTTTCGCATG TATGGGTCAGACATTCAGCACATGATGGAAGAAGAAACAGGTGTGCCACACGAAGAAGCAATCATTGGCAGACAACAACAGGCTGCCCTAGG ATTTTTTGTTGGCACAGTGCTTAGAGAAAAAGTTCCAGTCTTTGAGCGTGTCATGAAATTTATAACTCACAGTACTGTCTTCATGAGAACTGAGGAAATAGAGCGTACTTTTAAAGACCCTATTACT ggTGATGATCTGCACAAGagtatgtttattgtattcTATCAAGGAGATCAGCTCAGAAACAAAGTGAAGAAAGTTTGTGAAGG CATGAGAGGCACTATCTATCCTGTACCAGATTCTCCCCAGGAAAGAAACACAATGCTGCAAGGTGTTAACACACGGATCAGTGACCTAGAAAAT gTTTTGACTCAAAGCAATGAACATCGTCAGCGTGTCCTGAGAAATGCCCAGAAAGAGTTGAGATCATGGACTATCAAGGTTGAGAAAATCAAGGCCATCTACCACACCCTGAACATGTTCAAAGTTCACCAAAACAGTCTCCATGCTGAATGTTGGTTTCCAGCCAAAGCAATCGATGATATTAGGAGAGCTCTGAACACAGGAGAA aAAGTCAGCAACAGCACCATCCCAACTGTCATCCAGCCCATGCACACTAATGAATCCCCTCCATCTTACTACAACTGCAACAGATTTGTCAAAGGATTTCAGAACATTGTAGATGCCTATGGCATGTCTACTTATGGGGAAGTTAATCCAG CTCCTTACACCTGTATCACCTTCCCATTTCTGTTTGCTGTCATGTTTGGTGATGCTGGACATGGTTTGATCATGTTCTTGTTTGGTCTCTTTCTGGTCATCAAGGAGAAATCCATTGGATCAAAAAGAATAGCCAATGAG attgctAACACATTCTTTGGTGGCAGATACATTATTATGATGATGGGGGCCTTCTCTATCTACACAGGAATCATCTACAATGATTTCTTTTCTAAATCTGTCAACATCTTTGGATCACAGTGGCATCCAGTTATTAA ACAAGAAGAATGGGAATCTGACGATATACAGCTGAATCCAGTAACTTCTCACTACAATGTGACTGCATATCCTATTGGTATTGATCCG ATCTGGCAGGCGGCAATGAACAAGATTTTATTCTTAAATTCACTCAAAATGAAAATGGCTATCATCCTTGGTGTGATACACATGCTTTTTGGTATCTGCTTACAGATTTTCAATCATGT ccATTTTAAGAATTACATTGACATTTTTATTCGATTCATCCCTGAGTTTCTCTTCTTGGGATGCCTGTTTGGTTACCTGGTAGCTACAGTAATCTACAAGTGGTTGATGTTTGATGGCACCAAGTCTCACTGTGCACCAGCCTTGTTGATCC ATtatattaatatgtttatgttcaAGTACACAAATCCTGACACTGCAATAGAGAAATGTGACCCAGATTTGATGTATTACAAGGGGCAG GATGGTGTTCAATATGCAATGTTCTTCATTGCGATTTTTTCTGTTCCTGTTCTACTAATAGTCAAGCCTGTCTATGTCATTTGcaagaacaaaagaaaagga cacgaCTTTTCAGATCATGCAGCTTTGATTAGCCATGAAATACCACCAGCTAAT GGGGGAGTGACACTAGAa CAAGTCAACATGTCCTATGAGTATGAAAATGCTGATGAAATTAGAAATGGAAGATTTGTCAGG GAAGAAGCTAAACCTCCGGCTGCTATTGAGGAAGGGGAAGAGCACAAAGGTGAACATGGTGGTCATGAAGAA catgGCACAGGGGAAGTAATCATTCATCAGGCTATTCACACCATTGAGTTCTGTTTAGGTTGTATCTCCCATACTGCCTCTTACCTTCGACTCTGGGCTTTATCTCTAGCTCATGCTC AGCTGTCTGAAGTACTATGGAGCATGGTCCTGCGTCTCTCACTGAAGATGGCTGGCAGATATGTGGGCTCTCCCATCATTTTTGTTATCTTTTTCATCTGGGCTAACCTGACAGTGGCCATCCTGTTGCTTATGGAAGGCCTTAGTGCTTTCCTCCACACTCTTCGATTGCATTGGGTCGAGTTCAATTCTAAATTCTACATGGGTGAAGGTTATGCCTTTACACCTTTCAACTTCAAACATATCCTGAATATGCAGTCTCTAGAAGATATTTcctaa
- the LOC106057050 gene encoding V-type proton ATPase 116 kDa subunit a 1-like isoform X3, translating to MGSLFRTEEMRFCQMFVQTEAAYHCISELGELGLVQFKDLNTNVNSFQRTFVNEIRRCEEMERKLRYTEKEILKEGMKIPDNREDPKAPAPKEMNDLEVEFEKMDTELRQVNTNNEALKQNFLELTELREVLNKTQDYFRMYGSDIQHMMEEETGVPHEEAIIGRQQQAALGFFVGTVLREKVPVFERVMKFITHSTVFMRTEEIERTFKDPITGDDLHKSMFIVFYQGDQLRNKVKKVCEGMRGTIYPVPDSPQERNTMLQGVNTRISDLENVLTQSNEHRQRVLRNAQKELRSWTIKVEKIKAIYHTLNMFKVHQNSLHAECWFPAKAIDDIRRALNTGEKVSNSTIPTVIQPMHTNESPPSYYNCNRFVKGFQNIVDAYGMSTYGEVNPAPYTCITFPFLFAVMFGDAGHGLIMFLFGLFLVIKEKSIGSKRIANEIANTFFGGRYIIMMMGAFSIYTGIIYNDFFSKSVNIFGSQWHPVIKQEEWESDDIQLNPVTSHYNVTAYPIGIDPIWQAAMNKILFLNSLKMKMAIILGVIHMLFGICLQIFNHVHFKNYIDIFIRFIPEFLFLGCLFGYLVATVIYKWLMFDGTKSHCAPALLIHYINMFMFKYTNPDTAIEKCDPDLMYYKGQDGVQYAMFFIAIFSVPVLLIVKPVYVICKNKRKGHDFSDHAALISHEIPPANQVNMSYEYENADEIRNGRFVREEAKPPAAIEEGEEHKGEHGGHEEHGTGEVIIHQAIHTIEFCLGCISHTASYLRLWALSLAHAQLSEVLWSMVLRLSLKMAGRYVGSPIIFVIFFIWANLTVAILLLMEGLSAFLHTLRLHWVEFNSKFYMGEGYAFTPFNFKHILNMQSLEDIS from the exons ATGGGGTCACTATTCAGGACAGAGGAAATGCGTTTCTGCCAGATGTTTGTGCAGACAGAGGCTGCCTACCATTGCATCTCAGAATTAGGAGAACTTGGATTAGTCCAGTTTAAAGAT CTGAATACTAATGTCAACTCTTTTCAAAGAACTTTTGTAAATGAGATTCGCAGATGTGAGGAAATGGAAAGAAAGCTTC GCTACACAgaaaaagagattttaaaagaaGGGATGAAAATACCAGACAATAGAGAGGATCCTAAAGCTCCTGCACCAAAAGAAATGAATGACCTTGAG GTTGAGTTTGAGAAAATGGACACAGAGTTGCGCCAGGTGAATACTAATAACGAGGCCCTGAAACAAAACTTTCTGGAATTGACTGAGTTGAGAGAAGTTCTTAACAAAACTCAGGATTATTTTCGCATG TATGGGTCAGACATTCAGCACATGATGGAAGAAGAAACAGGTGTGCCACACGAAGAAGCAATCATTGGCAGACAACAACAGGCTGCCCTAGG ATTTTTTGTTGGCACAGTGCTTAGAGAAAAAGTTCCAGTCTTTGAGCGTGTCATGAAATTTATAACTCACAGTACTGTCTTCATGAGAACTGAGGAAATAGAGCGTACTTTTAAAGACCCTATTACT ggTGATGATCTGCACAAGagtatgtttattgtattcTATCAAGGAGATCAGCTCAGAAACAAAGTGAAGAAAGTTTGTGAAGG CATGAGAGGCACTATCTATCCTGTACCAGATTCTCCCCAGGAAAGAAACACAATGCTGCAAGGTGTTAACACACGGATCAGTGACCTAGAAAAT gTTTTGACTCAAAGCAATGAACATCGTCAGCGTGTCCTGAGAAATGCCCAGAAAGAGTTGAGATCATGGACTATCAAGGTTGAGAAAATCAAGGCCATCTACCACACCCTGAACATGTTCAAAGTTCACCAAAACAGTCTCCATGCTGAATGTTGGTTTCCAGCCAAAGCAATCGATGATATTAGGAGAGCTCTGAACACAGGAGAA aAAGTCAGCAACAGCACCATCCCAACTGTCATCCAGCCCATGCACACTAATGAATCCCCTCCATCTTACTACAACTGCAACAGATTTGTCAAAGGATTTCAGAACATTGTAGATGCCTATGGCATGTCTACTTATGGGGAAGTTAATCCAG CTCCTTACACCTGTATCACCTTCCCATTTCTGTTTGCTGTCATGTTTGGTGATGCTGGACATGGTTTGATCATGTTCTTGTTTGGTCTCTTTCTGGTCATCAAGGAGAAATCCATTGGATCAAAAAGAATAGCCAATGAG attgctAACACATTCTTTGGTGGCAGATACATTATTATGATGATGGGGGCCTTCTCTATCTACACAGGAATCATCTACAATGATTTCTTTTCTAAATCTGTCAACATCTTTGGATCACAGTGGCATCCAGTTATTAA ACAAGAAGAATGGGAATCTGACGATATACAGCTGAATCCAGTAACTTCTCACTACAATGTGACTGCATATCCTATTGGTATTGATCCG ATCTGGCAGGCGGCAATGAACAAGATTTTATTCTTAAATTCACTCAAAATGAAAATGGCTATCATCCTTGGTGTGATACACATGCTTTTTGGTATCTGCTTACAGATTTTCAATCATGT ccATTTTAAGAATTACATTGACATTTTTATTCGATTCATCCCTGAGTTTCTCTTCTTGGGATGCCTGTTTGGTTACCTGGTAGCTACAGTAATCTACAAGTGGTTGATGTTTGATGGCACCAAGTCTCACTGTGCACCAGCCTTGTTGATCC ATtatattaatatgtttatgttcaAGTACACAAATCCTGACACTGCAATAGAGAAATGTGACCCAGATTTGATGTATTACAAGGGGCAG GATGGTGTTCAATATGCAATGTTCTTCATTGCGATTTTTTCTGTTCCTGTTCTACTAATAGTCAAGCCTGTCTATGTCATTTGcaagaacaaaagaaaagga cacgaCTTTTCAGATCATGCAGCTTTGATTAGCCATGAAATACCACCAGCTAAT CAAGTCAACATGTCCTATGAGTATGAAAATGCTGATGAAATTAGAAATGGAAGATTTGTCAGG GAAGAAGCTAAACCTCCGGCTGCTATTGAGGAAGGGGAAGAGCACAAAGGTGAACATGGTGGTCATGAAGAA catgGCACAGGGGAAGTAATCATTCATCAGGCTATTCACACCATTGAGTTCTGTTTAGGTTGTATCTCCCATACTGCCTCTTACCTTCGACTCTGGGCTTTATCTCTAGCTCATGCTC AGCTGTCTGAAGTACTATGGAGCATGGTCCTGCGTCTCTCACTGAAGATGGCTGGCAGATATGTGGGCTCTCCCATCATTTTTGTTATCTTTTTCATCTGGGCTAACCTGACAGTGGCCATCCTGTTGCTTATGGAAGGCCTTAGTGCTTTCCTCCACACTCTTCGATTGCATTGGGTCGAGTTCAATTCTAAATTCTACATGGGTGAAGGTTATGCCTTTACACCTTTCAACTTCAAACATATCCTGAATATGCAGTCTCTAGAAGATATTTcctaa
- the LOC106057050 gene encoding V-type proton ATPase 116 kDa subunit a1-like isoform X4 encodes MGSLFRTEEMRFCQMFVQTEAAYHCISELGELGLVQFKDLNTNVNSFQRTFVNEIRRCEEMERKLRYTEKEILKEGMKIPDNREDPKAPAPKEMNDLEVEFEKMDTELRQVNTNNEALKQNFLELTELREVLNKTQDYFRMYGSDIQHMMEEETGVPHEEAIIGRQQQAALGFFVGTVLREKVPVFERVMKFITHSTVFMRTEEIERTFKDPITGDDLHKSMFIVFYQGDQLRNKVKKVCEGMRGTIYPVPDSPQERNTMLQGVNTRISDLENVLTQSNEHRQRVLRNAQKELRSWTIKVEKIKAIYHTLNMFKVHQNSLHAECWFPAKAIDDIRRALNTGEKVSNSTIPTVIQPMHTNESPPSYYNCNRFVKGFQNIVDAYGMSTYGEVNPAPYTCITFPFLFAVMFGDAGHGLIMFLFGLFLVIKEKSIGSKRIANEIANTFFGGRYIIMMMGAFSIYTGIIYNDFFSKSVNIFGSQWHPVIKQEEWESDDIQLNPVTSHYNVTAYPIGIDPIWQAAMNKILFLNSLKMKMAIILGVIHMLFGICLQIFNHVHFKNYIDIFIRFIPEFLFLGCLFGYLVATVIYKWLMFDGTKSHCAPALLIHYINMFMFKYTNPDTAIEKCDPDLMYYKGQDGVQYAMFFIAIFSVPVLLIVKPVYVICKNKRKGHDFSDHAALISHEIPPANEEAKPPAAIEEGEEHKGEHGGHEEHGTGEVIIHQAIHTIEFCLGCISHTASYLRLWALSLAHAQLSEVLWSMVLRLSLKMAGRYVGSPIIFVIFFIWANLTVAILLLMEGLSAFLHTLRLHWVEFNSKFYMGEGYAFTPFNFKHILNMQSLEDIS; translated from the exons ATGGGGTCACTATTCAGGACAGAGGAAATGCGTTTCTGCCAGATGTTTGTGCAGACAGAGGCTGCCTACCATTGCATCTCAGAATTAGGAGAACTTGGATTAGTCCAGTTTAAAGAT CTGAATACTAATGTCAACTCTTTTCAAAGAACTTTTGTAAATGAGATTCGCAGATGTGAGGAAATGGAAAGAAAGCTTC GCTACACAgaaaaagagattttaaaagaaGGGATGAAAATACCAGACAATAGAGAGGATCCTAAAGCTCCTGCACCAAAAGAAATGAATGACCTTGAG GTTGAGTTTGAGAAAATGGACACAGAGTTGCGCCAGGTGAATACTAATAACGAGGCCCTGAAACAAAACTTTCTGGAATTGACTGAGTTGAGAGAAGTTCTTAACAAAACTCAGGATTATTTTCGCATG TATGGGTCAGACATTCAGCACATGATGGAAGAAGAAACAGGTGTGCCACACGAAGAAGCAATCATTGGCAGACAACAACAGGCTGCCCTAGG ATTTTTTGTTGGCACAGTGCTTAGAGAAAAAGTTCCAGTCTTTGAGCGTGTCATGAAATTTATAACTCACAGTACTGTCTTCATGAGAACTGAGGAAATAGAGCGTACTTTTAAAGACCCTATTACT ggTGATGATCTGCACAAGagtatgtttattgtattcTATCAAGGAGATCAGCTCAGAAACAAAGTGAAGAAAGTTTGTGAAGG CATGAGAGGCACTATCTATCCTGTACCAGATTCTCCCCAGGAAAGAAACACAATGCTGCAAGGTGTTAACACACGGATCAGTGACCTAGAAAAT gTTTTGACTCAAAGCAATGAACATCGTCAGCGTGTCCTGAGAAATGCCCAGAAAGAGTTGAGATCATGGACTATCAAGGTTGAGAAAATCAAGGCCATCTACCACACCCTGAACATGTTCAAAGTTCACCAAAACAGTCTCCATGCTGAATGTTGGTTTCCAGCCAAAGCAATCGATGATATTAGGAGAGCTCTGAACACAGGAGAA aAAGTCAGCAACAGCACCATCCCAACTGTCATCCAGCCCATGCACACTAATGAATCCCCTCCATCTTACTACAACTGCAACAGATTTGTCAAAGGATTTCAGAACATTGTAGATGCCTATGGCATGTCTACTTATGGGGAAGTTAATCCAG CTCCTTACACCTGTATCACCTTCCCATTTCTGTTTGCTGTCATGTTTGGTGATGCTGGACATGGTTTGATCATGTTCTTGTTTGGTCTCTTTCTGGTCATCAAGGAGAAATCCATTGGATCAAAAAGAATAGCCAATGAG attgctAACACATTCTTTGGTGGCAGATACATTATTATGATGATGGGGGCCTTCTCTATCTACACAGGAATCATCTACAATGATTTCTTTTCTAAATCTGTCAACATCTTTGGATCACAGTGGCATCCAGTTATTAA ACAAGAAGAATGGGAATCTGACGATATACAGCTGAATCCAGTAACTTCTCACTACAATGTGACTGCATATCCTATTGGTATTGATCCG ATCTGGCAGGCGGCAATGAACAAGATTTTATTCTTAAATTCACTCAAAATGAAAATGGCTATCATCCTTGGTGTGATACACATGCTTTTTGGTATCTGCTTACAGATTTTCAATCATGT ccATTTTAAGAATTACATTGACATTTTTATTCGATTCATCCCTGAGTTTCTCTTCTTGGGATGCCTGTTTGGTTACCTGGTAGCTACAGTAATCTACAAGTGGTTGATGTTTGATGGCACCAAGTCTCACTGTGCACCAGCCTTGTTGATCC ATtatattaatatgtttatgttcaAGTACACAAATCCTGACACTGCAATAGAGAAATGTGACCCAGATTTGATGTATTACAAGGGGCAG GATGGTGTTCAATATGCAATGTTCTTCATTGCGATTTTTTCTGTTCCTGTTCTACTAATAGTCAAGCCTGTCTATGTCATTTGcaagaacaaaagaaaagga cacgaCTTTTCAGATCATGCAGCTTTGATTAGCCATGAAATACCACCAGCTAAT GAAGAAGCTAAACCTCCGGCTGCTATTGAGGAAGGGGAAGAGCACAAAGGTGAACATGGTGGTCATGAAGAA catgGCACAGGGGAAGTAATCATTCATCAGGCTATTCACACCATTGAGTTCTGTTTAGGTTGTATCTCCCATACTGCCTCTTACCTTCGACTCTGGGCTTTATCTCTAGCTCATGCTC AGCTGTCTGAAGTACTATGGAGCATGGTCCTGCGTCTCTCACTGAAGATGGCTGGCAGATATGTGGGCTCTCCCATCATTTTTGTTATCTTTTTCATCTGGGCTAACCTGACAGTGGCCATCCTGTTGCTTATGGAAGGCCTTAGTGCTTTCCTCCACACTCTTCGATTGCATTGGGTCGAGTTCAATTCTAAATTCTACATGGGTGAAGGTTATGCCTTTACACCTTTCAACTTCAAACATATCCTGAATATGCAGTCTCTAGAAGATATTTcctaa